In the Streptomyces sp. NBC_00193 genome, TCGAGCACGTCCGCGTGACCGGCGCGGCCGGAACCCGAGGCGAACCAGGGCTCGGAGATCAGCTCCGGCCGGCCCACGAGCCGCATCACGCGTTCGGCGATGGACTGGGCGGAGGTGGAGACCGCCAGCCAGCGGCCGTCCAGACTGCGGTACGTATTGCGGGGCGCGTTGTTGGTGGAACGGTTGCCGGTGCGCGGCTGGACGTAGCCGAGCTGGTCGTACCAGAGCGGGTGCGGCCCGAGGACGGTCAGGATCGGCTCGATGATCGCCAGGTCCACCACCTGCCCGTGCCCGGTGCGGTCGCGTCCGGCGAGCGCCGCCATCACGGCGTACGCGGTGGTCAGCGCGGCGATCGAGTCCGCGAGCCCGAAGGGCGGCAGGGTCGGCGGCCCCTCAGGCTCCCCGGTGATCGCCGCGAAGCCGCTCATCGCCTCCGCGAGGGTGCCGAAGCCGGGGCGGTGGGCGTACGGGCCCTCCTGGCCGAAGGCCGTCACGCGGGTCAGGATCAGCCGCGGGTTCGCGGCGGACAGCTCGGGCCAGCCCAGACCCCAGCGCTCCAGGGTTCCCGGGCGGAAGTTCTCGATCACCACGTCGGCGGTGGCGACCAGCCGCAGCAGGGTGTCCCGGCCGCCGGGAGCGGACAGATCGAGGGTCATCGTCCGCTTGTTGCGGCCGAGCAGCTTCCACCAGAGGCCGATGCCGTCCTTGGCGGGGCCGTGGCCGCGGGAGGGGTCGGGGCGGGTCGGGTGCTCGACCTTGACGACCTCGGCGCCGAAGTCGCCGAGGAGGGTGGCGGCGAGGGGGCCGGCGAAGAGGGTGGCGAGGTCGAGGACGCGGAGTCCTCGCAGGGGCGGGGCGGTGGCGGACGGGGCGTCGGCAGTCACGAAGCGGCTCCGGCAGAGGGGTGCGGCCCGGAGACGGATGCGCGGCCCCGGCCGCCGGATCCGGAGCCGGTTCGGGGTGCGGCGAGGGGCTCGGTCATCAGCGGACACCCTGTCCGGCCGCGAACGCGACGACCTCGGCACGGGTCGGCATCGAGTCCTGGGCGCCGGGGCGCTGTACGGACAGGGCGGCGGCCGCCGAGGCCCAGCGCAGGGCCTCGGGCATCGGCCGGCCCTCGCCCAGGGCCACGGCGAGCGCGCCGACGAAGGTGTCCCCGGCGGCGGTGGTGTCCACGGCCCGTACCGGCGGCGCGGGCACGGCCAGCGGCTCGTGGCCGCGGGCGGCGTACAGGACCCCGGCGGCGCCGAGGGTGACGACCACCTCCGGCACGTCCTGGAGCAGGGCCGCCGCGGCCAGGTGGACGTCGGTGAGCCCGGTGAGCGCGGCGGCCTCGTGCTCGTTGGGCACCAACAGATCGGTGGCGGCCAGGAGTTCGGCCGGCAGCGGCTGGGCGGGGGCCGGGGTGAGGATGGTCCGTACGCCCTGGGCCCGGGCGGCCAGAGCGCCTGCGAGCACGGCCTCCAGGGGCAGTTCGAGCTGGAGGAGCAGGGAGTCGGCGGCGCCGATGCGGGCCGCGTCGCCCGGTTCCAGGCAGGTGACGAGGGCGTTGGCGCCGGGGATGACGATGATGCTGTTGCCCCCCTCGTCGTCCACGGTGATGTGCGCGGTGCCGCTGGCGCCCTCGACGGTGCGCAGGGCCGCGGTCTCGACCCCGGCACCGGCGAGCGCGGAACGCAGCCGTACGCCGAACTCGTCGGCCCCGACCGCCCCGATCATCACCACCTCCCCGCCCGAACGGGCTGCGGCGACGGCCTGGTTGGCGCCCTTTCCGCCGGGGACGGTGCGGAAGGCGCGGCCGGTGACGGTCTCCCCGAGGCGGGGGGCCTTGGCGACGTAGGCGACGAGGTCCATGTTGGTACTGCCGAGCACGGCGATGGCCGTCATGAGCGTGCTGCCTCCTGTGCGGTGAGGTGGGCGAGGGTGTCGAAGCCGATGCCGTCGAAGCCGGGGACGGTGGTGGCGAGGCGGTTCTTCAGCGGGGCCGTCCAGCGGTCCGGGATCCCGTCGGGGGAGCCGGCGACCAGCCCGGCGAGGGCGCCGGCGGTGGCGCCGTTGGAGTCGGTGTCCCAGCCGCCGGACACGGCGCGGCAGACGGAGTGGGTGAAGTCCCCGTCGGCGTGGGTGAGGGCGGCGGCGATCACGGCGGTGTTGGGCACGGCGTGGACCCAGTGGTAGTGGCCGTAGCGGGCGTGGAGCAGGTCCACGACGGTATCGAAGCCGGTGCCGGTGGCGCGGGCGTCCACGGCCGTCCGGATGCCGAAGCGGACGGCCTCGGCGAGGCGGGAACGCGCCGGTACGACGGCCAGCCCGGCCCGCAGCGCGGTGTGCACGTCGGCCCGGCCGGTGGCCGCGGCGGCGGTGGCGGCGGCCACGAACGCGGCGGCGTGGGCGCCGTTGCCGGTGTGGGTGAGGGCGGCGTCCCGGTGCGCCTGGGCCGCGGCGGCGGCCGGGTCGCCCGGGTTGGTCCAGCCGTGGACGTCGGCGCGGATGAGGGCGCCGATCCACTCGCGGAAGGGGTTGTGGTGGGTGGCGGTGGCGGGGGGCTCCAGCCCCTGGAGCAGATTGCGGTACGCGACGCGCTCGGCCGTGAACGTACGGCCGGCCGGGAGCTCGTCGAGCCAGAGCCGGCCGACGTCGGCGGTGGTGAAGCCCTTGCCGTGGCGCTGGAGGAGGAGCAGGCCGAGGAGGGGGTAGTTGAGGTCGTCGTCCTCGGGGGTGCCGTCGATGTTCTCGGCGAGGGAGGTGGGTGCGGAGCGGCGGTTCCAGGGGTGGGCGGCGAGCACCTCCGGTGGTACGCCGCGCTCGGTGAACCAGTCGGCCAGGGGCCAGTTCCCGGCGGCCCGGGCCAGGGCCCGGATCCCGTGCAGCGGCAGCTTCTCCACGGGCTTCCCGAGCACGCACCCCACGGCACGCCCGAGCCATGCGGCCTCCAGCCTGCGGCGCAGGGCGGGGTCGGAGGCGCCGACGCCTCCGGCTCCGGCTCCGGTGGGGGAGCCGGTCGTGCCGGGGGTGGCCCAGGGGGCCTGTTCCCTGTCGGGGGTGGGGTGCGGGAGGGCCGCCAGGGCCGTCAGGAGATCGGCCGCCAGGGCGCGGAGCTCCGGCGCGGCCGGGGCGGGGGAGGCGCCCGCCCGGGCGGGGGCGAGGTGGCCGCCCGCGGCGAGCCAGGCGCGCAGCAGGGGCTCCGCTGCCTCCCCGCGGCCGTCCTCGGCGGCCTGCCGGAACTCGTGCCCGACCAGATCCTCGGGCTGGACCCAGGTCAGCCGGACGGCGGGGATGTCCGGGGCCGGGCGCGCGGTCCGGGTCGGGGGCGCCGGTGGGGGTGCCGGCCGGGGCGGGGTCATCGGGGGGCCGTCAGGGTGGCGAAGGCGGCTTCGTGGGCGTGGCGGCGGGCCCGGTCGCGGGCGAAGACCTCGCGGGTGACCGAGGCCAGGGCCGCCGCCGGTGCGTGCAGGTCCAGGCGGCTGGCCTCCGCGACCCGGTCCGCCCAGGCGGACGGGACCGCCGCCCCGCCCGACAGGGCGCCCGCGATCGCACCGGCCATGGTCGCGATGGAGTCGCAGTCGCGGCCGTAGTTGACCGCGCCGAGCACGGAGGTCTCGTAGCAGCCGTCGGCGACGAGCAACATGCCCAGCGCCACCGGGAGTTCCTCGATGGAGTGCAGGCGCGAGGGGCGCCGTGCGCCGAGGGAGGGCGCGCGGTAGTCCGGTCCGACCGAGTCGAACGGGGCGACCGCTGCCCGGAGGGGGGCCAGCGCCGACTCGAAGTCCCGGTGGCGGGAGGCCACTTCGCAGACCGCCGCGATGGCCGCGCGGGTGCCGTCCTTGGCCAGCGAGAGGGCCGTGTCGACGACCGAGGCCGCCGTCGCACCCGGCACGCACGCCGCCGCCACCGCCGCCGCGAAGACGCCCGCCGCCTCCCGCCCGTACGAGGACTGGTGCGCGCCGGTGACGTCCAGCGCCTCCGCGTACGCCCCGGCCGGATGGCCGGCGTTGACGAGGCCGACCGGCGCCATGTACATCGCCGCGCCGCAGTTGACGATGTTGCCGTTGCCGGCCTCCCGCGGGTCCGCGTGCGCGTAGTGCAGCCGGGTCACGATCCACTTCTCGGCCAGGAAGATCCGCTGGAGGGGGAGGGCGTCCGCCTCCAGTTCCGGGATCCAGCGGGGGATCGTCATCAGGTCCGGGACCAGGTGCTCGGCGATCGCGTACGCGTCCAGGTGGTCCCGTACGGCCTCGTAGACCCGGACCAGCGCGTGCGTCATCAGGGTGTCGTCGGTGACGTGGCCGTCGCCCTTGTGGTACGGGGCGATCGGACGCGCCGTACGCCAGTCCTCGTGCCACGGACCGACGATGCCGCGCACCCGGCCGCCGTGCCGCTCCACGATCTGTTCCGGGGTCCAGCCCTCCACCGGGCCGCCGAGCGCGTCGCCTACGGCCGCGCCGACGAGGGCGCCGGTGATCCGGTCGTCGAGGGTGGGGGAGGGGGCGTTGTCATCGGGGGTGGGGGCGGGGGTGGGGTCCACGGGGGTCATGGTCGTCATGTCCGGGGCTTTCCTTGGGGCTTGGGGGAGGTGAGTTCCGTACGGGTGAGCAGCGCGGCCAGTTCGACGAGGTCGGTGCCCGCCAGGCGGGGGAGGGCGCAGCCGGAGAGGGTGCGGCACGCTTCGCGCCAGGCGGCGGGGAGCGAGTCGCCGCCGCCGAGTGCGCCGGTCAGCGCACCGGCGAGGGCGGGGGCGGAGTCCGCGACGCGCGACAGGCAGGCGGCGGCCGGGACCGCCTCGCAGACCCGGCCGCGGGCGGCGGTGGCGAGGGCGAGGGCCACGGGGACGGTTTCCGCGGCGGCGATCCCGTAGCTGTAGACGTGGTCGACGATCTGGTGCTCCAGGAGCGGGACGATGGCGAAGGCTCCGCCGGTCCTCTCGGCGCGGGCGAGTTTCACCGCGTGCCGGGCGTTGCGGCCGATCTCGGTGGACTCCGGGAGCTGTGCGAGGGCGG is a window encoding:
- a CDS encoding CaiB/BaiF CoA-transferase family protein, whose product is MTADAPSATAPPLRGLRVLDLATLFAGPLAATLLGDFGAEVVKVEHPTRPDPSRGHGPAKDGIGLWWKLLGRNKRTMTLDLSAPGGRDTLLRLVATADVVIENFRPGTLERWGLGWPELSAANPRLILTRVTAFGQEGPYAHRPGFGTLAEAMSGFAAITGEPEGPPTLPPFGLADSIAALTTAYAVMAALAGRDRTGHGQVVDLAIIEPILTVLGPHPLWYDQLGYVQPRTGNRSTNNAPRNTYRSLDGRWLAVSTSAQSIAERVMRLVGRPELISEPWFASGSGRAGHADVLDEAVGGWIARHKADEVTAAFEEAQAAVALVYDVRDVMADPQYAALDTITEVEDPELGPIRMQNVLFRLSETPGSIRWAGRPHGADTDAVLTELGLSPAEITALRTEGAL
- the rbsK gene encoding ribokinase, which encodes MTAIAVLGSTNMDLVAYVAKAPRLGETVTGRAFRTVPGGKGANQAVAAARSGGEVVMIGAVGADEFGVRLRSALAGAGVETAALRTVEGASGTAHITVDDEGGNSIIVIPGANALVTCLEPGDAARIGAADSLLLQLELPLEAVLAGALAARAQGVRTILTPAPAQPLPAELLAATDLLVPNEHEAAALTGLTDVHLAAAALLQDVPEVVVTLGAAGVLYAARGHEPLAVPAPPVRAVDTTAAGDTFVGALAVALGEGRPMPEALRWASAAAALSVQRPGAQDSMPTRAEVVAFAAGQGVR
- a CDS encoding ADP-ribosylglycohydrolase family protein yields the protein MTPPRPAPPPAPPTRTARPAPDIPAVRLTWVQPEDLVGHEFRQAAEDGRGEAAEPLLRAWLAAGGHLAPARAGASPAPAAPELRALAADLLTALAALPHPTPDREQAPWATPGTTGSPTGAGAGGVGASDPALRRRLEAAWLGRAVGCVLGKPVEKLPLHGIRALARAAGNWPLADWFTERGVPPEVLAAHPWNRRSAPTSLAENIDGTPEDDDLNYPLLGLLLLQRHGKGFTTADVGRLWLDELPAGRTFTAERVAYRNLLQGLEPPATATHHNPFREWIGALIRADVHGWTNPGDPAAAAAQAHRDAALTHTGNGAHAAAFVAAATAAAATGRADVHTALRAGLAVVPARSRLAEAVRFGIRTAVDARATGTGFDTVVDLLHARYGHYHWVHAVPNTAVIAAALTHADGDFTHSVCRAVSGGWDTDSNGATAGALAGLVAGSPDGIPDRWTAPLKNRLATTVPGFDGIGFDTLAHLTAQEAARS
- a CDS encoding ADP-ribosylglycohydrolase family protein — protein: MTPVDPTPAPTPDDNAPSPTLDDRITGALVGAAVGDALGGPVEGWTPEQIVERHGGRVRGIVGPWHEDWRTARPIAPYHKGDGHVTDDTLMTHALVRVYEAVRDHLDAYAIAEHLVPDLMTIPRWIPELEADALPLQRIFLAEKWIVTRLHYAHADPREAGNGNIVNCGAAMYMAPVGLVNAGHPAGAYAEALDVTGAHQSSYGREAAGVFAAAVAAACVPGATAASVVDTALSLAKDGTRAAIAAVCEVASRHRDFESALAPLRAAVAPFDSVGPDYRAPSLGARRPSRLHSIEELPVALGMLLVADGCYETSVLGAVNYGRDCDSIATMAGAIAGALSGGAAVPSAWADRVAEASRLDLHAPAAALASVTREVFARDRARRHAHEAAFATLTAPR